The Gossypium hirsutum isolate 1008001.06 chromosome D07, Gossypium_hirsutum_v2.1, whole genome shotgun sequence genome includes the window AATTTCCTGTACATTAAAGCATACCCAAGTATTATTCCTCattagattttcaaaatttatgcaaACGCTTGGACAAAAGAACCAGATGGACATTATATCCATTTCACTGtcaaacacaaaaatatacaggAACTATTAACCAAGTTATTTATCAACTGTTCAAGTGAAAATAACTTAGAAAATGCCTGAATAGTTCCAACTAAACCACcatagaggaagaaaaaaaaaatgtcttCTCTAGAACTATGCATTAGTTTCAATTACCATCTCCTCAAAcgcaagaaaaaaagagagaaatgacAGGAAAGAGTTAAAAGAGAACTAAAAATTGCACCGCTGTAGAAAGAATAATTGGAAGCAAACCTCGTAAAGGTTGATCTCTTCATCAGGAGCATATCCTGccattttgtttaattttgataaaatttcaatCGGCTTGCCAGTGCTTTTCACAAACAGCCTTCCAACAAAGCTGATGCAACAGAAAGATAATCTCTTATAAGATTTCACATAATTCCCCGAAGATAAGGGGAAACACGCAACATGAGACAACTTACCGAAGCTCTTCTTTCTCAGGATTATAGTgcttaaagaaaagtaaaatatccTCCTTTGTCTTATCCGGTGGAGCAATTGGGCGTAAATCCTGGAAAGTAATGTTTAAGTCATGAAAAGAATACAAGCTGACCACAAAATTACCAAGGGGAAGAGGGAAAAACTGGATGAAACACTCACTTTTAAATGATTCATATACATAGGATTTGCCTAAAGAATTTAGCAAAAGGAGACAGTTACAAATCCAACTTTTATTTAAAGGGCGGATAAGTAATTCTGTGCTGGACATGAGTGAAGCTTAAAACCTCATGGTCTGATTCCTACTTATTCCTTTTATATTGGAGGTTTCTGAAGCTTTGACCCATGGTCACTACTCGCTAGAACTAAGAGTTCAGCACTCTACCAAAAAACAACAAGGCCATTGGAAAATGCCTAACTTCTATGGTGACAACAGACAGCCTTTTGCACTTGGAAGCTTTTAGAATCCCAACTAAGGCCTATCCTTCAGGATCTCTCCTAGTTCTCATTTTTAAATGATTCACAGACATAGGATTTGCCTAAAGAATTTAGCAAAAAGGAGACAGTTACAAATCCAACTTTTAATTGAAGGGCAGATAAGTAATTCTGCGGTGGACATGAGTGAAACTTAAAACCTCAAGGTCTGATTCCTACTTATTCCTTTATATTGGAGGTTTCTGAAGCTTTGACCCATGGTCACTACTCGCTAGAACTAAGAGTTCAGCACTCTACCAAAAAACAACAAGGCCATTGGAAAATGCCTAACTTCTATGGTGACAACAGACAGCCTTTTGCACTTGGAAGCTTTTAGAATCCCAACTAAGGCCTATCCTTCAGGATCTCTCCTAGTTCTCATTTTTAAATGATTCACAGACATAGGATTTGCCTAAAGAATTTAGCAAAAAGGAGACAGTTACAAATCCAACTTTTAATTGAAGGGCAGATAAGTTATTCTGCGGTGGACATGAGTGAAACTTAAAACCTCATGGTCTGATTCCTACTTATTCCTTTTATATTGGAGGTTTCTGAAGCTTTGACCCTTGGTCACTACTCGCTAGAACTAAGAGTTCAGCACTCCCAAAAAACAATAAGGCTATTGGCAAATGCCTAACTTCTATGGTGACAACAGACAGCCTTTTGCACTTGGAAGTTTTAGAATCCCAACTGAGGCCTATCCTTCAGGACTACTCCTAATTCTAATTTTGGATTGGAGAAGATCCTGAATGAGATAAAAGAACATAACTAGACAGAAAATTTAAGAGATGGAAAGCcaaattaccagtccaagctcaACCTCCAAGAACAACCTCAATTCTGCATTGTGAACTTTATTTGATACCTCCCGCAGTGTTCCAACCTACAGTGAGGAGATTCAAAGTTGGGCAGAGTTAGATCCTTGACAAACAAAAAAGGAAATTTCAGCAAATTTCTATGTTGTCCAGGttttttctgtatttttttaagaataaaaacatgtataaatataTACTCATTCAACAGGAGAGGCATGCAACAATATTCATGCAAAGGTTGTAGAACCAAAAGGACCTTAACTATGCTGAAAAAAAACAGAAGCTAAAACTAGACACAATTACTCCTGAAACAAGGTTTTAGAACCAAAACAGTATAAGTGGCGCTTAGGAATATTACAGATTGTGTTTCCTCCAAAGGTGTCAATGGTCGGTTTGGACGGTATGTATGATTTTGACGCTTGGCCCACAACCAGAAACGCTGAAATTGCACTGGTATGCCAAACTCTTTAGCAATCTCTTCCTGCGTGCACCAACAAGTGAAATCATGAACACAGGAGATAACTATTACCATAAGTGCCAAGTAAAAGGCAAgaagaaatctttttttttccttttctctgtTTACCATACCTTAAACACATTGAAAGTTATCTGCTTCTGAATTCGAAAACTCCTGACTTTATCATGATCCACAAGATCAAAATATATATCCTTCCCAATTTGCCCTGCAAGATCATCATCTCGTGCAACCTGGACAATCATATAGCTTTAAGAAAGTACTCTCAATAATGCTCCATCCAGCCACTAAAATAATGACTCAAACAACAACCTTTATAATAGTGTAAAGGTGTGCCTCTGCCTTCTCTTTTTTCTTATGCTCCTTCTCTTCTTGTTCTTTCTTCAACCTCTCCTAGAAACATCATAAAAAACATTGCACATTAGATTGTGAGAAAGGGAAGATctgaaatgatcaaattgagaaaCAACTCCTAAAATCAGCTGGGTAAGAACTCACCTGTAATTGCTCTAGATAAAGCAACCCAGGAGACAATCATATGAAATTTCAATGGTTTCTTCAAGCCAAGCTTGAGACTACTAAATATGCTGAACTATCCTAGTTGGAGCCATAAACAACCCGAACTCAAACCCAGCTAGGGACTCATTTTTAGCTCTAATATGTTAACAACAGAATCTTACCCTAAGATGTTCGGCAATATCCTTCTCATCCACATTACATATTATCTTGTCTTTGTCACTTTCACGTATATACACCAGCATGTATGCATTTGAGTATTTGGTAAATTTAAAAGGAGTATTATTGAATCCTGGATTTGTCTGTGGTAACTGGCACATTAGAAGAAAGAAACTTTGTTAAATCATAACCCTGAAgatacatataattaaaagaaaaaaagctaAAACAAAAAGTTCATAAACAGTGCGTAAAACATACTAAGATAGTACCTCTTCTTCACCACCATACTGCTCCTCCAATGCCCTTTTCATATCTTCTTTCGTTACTCTTTCATCATCAAATTTATACCTGAAAAGCAATACAAAAGAAGTATCACCTGCAAGTCTCCGAAGCGCATAGCTGGCATATGTATGCTGTAAATAAAGTACCTTAAATACAATCAGCATATGTTAGTTTAATAGTTGTGCAGCAGACTAAGCATTTAGTAATCAAttccttttcttctttcattttctcttctttttttttctttttttttttttttttttgcataggATTGAATGCATTAATATGATCCATACCATTGATCAGAAAGAGTCGGCCTGATAAATGCATAATAATGTCCACCATGCACCCCACCACTGTGAACGAGGACACTGTAACCAAACTCAAAGATTTAAGCAGCAGCTGTTATTATAAGCATTAAAGAAACATAAAGTAGCATGTGCTGTCACTAAATTTCTGCACAAGCACAATCAACTTGAGAACAGTTACCATCTTTCATAGTATCATTACAGAACCCCGGTACATGGTTTCTAAACTTAATGTTATTATAAGCAGTGAAGAAACATAAAGTAGTATGTGCAATCCATGAAATCTGAGCACCAGCACAATCAACTGATATGCGTAAACAATCTTTCTACACATTATTAGAGAAACCAAGTACGTGATTCATTTCTCAACTTCTGTTTGTTTTTGCTCACCATCTTAAAGTAGGCAATTGTTGAGGACAGTTGAGGGGAATGTAACACAGAATCAGCATTCTCTAGCCTCTCTACATCAGGAAGGTAAAGATGCCTCaactgaaaattcaaaaattttaggaCAAATTCTTTATCCAATTATACCATCTTCTTTGGAATAGGGTCTTCACAAAGAAGACTATTCTAAGTCCAACATCTCCTTCATAGTTCATAAGTCAGTAGAAAAGTAATTATCAACCCTAAACCTTAGAATTTTGATGTCCACAGGAATATTAGTAATTATCTTCCATGCTGGATAGGACGTTAAGTCAAAGTCAATTGGGTCCCATCTTTAATATATTTCAGGTACAGTGCTTTTCCTTTATACATTAGTTTGGGTATCATTACTTAGCCTAACCACTTACCAAACCCTAATCCTAGTAGACAAATAAGTATTTGCCCATCTATATCTCTTTGTATTGACCAAACTTGGTAGAGTGGATTTAATCAAGGATatgaattatttttttcttttgagaatGTTGTTATTCAGTAATAGCACTACATGTTCTTTTCTCTTGCTAGTTGCTACGGTGTTTATGAGGTTTCAGACCACCTTCCACATAATGTTGTCAAGGGCACCAAGCGCACTCAAGGCGCTAGGACCTTTATATAGCCTGAGGCACAAGGCGCAAAAAAAAGCGCTCACCCGAGTAAACCGAGGCGCAAAAAAAGCGCTAGCCCGAGTAAACCGAGGcccaagcatataaatatacatgtaaAATGTATATGAAAACATATGTAACTAATACATATAATTAATAAGTACtaattaattagtaaaagaaagataaatttcaatatagttcaatttataaattcaaaacatTGTTCAATAGTTTAAGTTTGATGATTTACTTAATGTATTGTAAAATAAAACACCATAAGAGCAAAATTATATATCATCATCAGAAACTAGCTCTAAATTTCCTTCATCTTCTCTTAAGAAGTTTTAACCTTTAAGAGTTAACtagattttatataataaaattagatcaataattaattaaaaaatcatttattatattttattatatttttcttttaaaagcaaaaataatatatataaataggaGAATAGAATGGCTCTTTAGTGAGGCGCGCTTTTTTTGCGCCTAGCTTTGCAACAACGGCGCCCAAAAGCACACCAGGCACTCGCCTGATTGAAGTCGCCTCGCCTTGAGGTGGCTGAGGCGGTAATGGCATTTGCGCTGCGCCTAGGCGCACCTTGACATCACTGCTTCCACACACGACCCTctttgagataaaaaaaaatcccaaCTAAACTAACCCTAATTGATTTACGCCCGAAAATATCTATTTCCACCAAAAAGACTtcacaaaaaaatacaaatatacaatttttGTTACAATGAAGCCTGTACCAGATCCTGAACAATAAAAAGCCTTACCATAAAACCATTAATGAATTACTACTAATGATACAAGTTcagaaaaatatatatcaaagatATCAAAGAAGTTATAAAACATCTAGAAAGTATTTCCACCATGAAAATGACTAAATACTTTTTTTTCAAGTCAAAAGAAAATGTGAAGGTATAAAATTTGGATATCCTTCAACTTTCCATCAAAAGCAGCTTATTCTAGCTACTGGTTACCAAAAGATGGAAATGGAAGAACACAGCTGAGACAGGATTAATGCTTAATGTTATAGGTACCTGTGAAGCGTATAAAGATTGCGGACTCTCCTATCAGCATCTGGTGATAAGTATTTTCCACCATCTCGGTCAAGGTCAAGTTGCAAAGGGAACTCATAGCGATCATTAATCTACATAACAAATGGAAAtattaattttaccattataatccaggataaaaacacatttaacaaCTGTTAGCACAACTCAATAAAAGCATGCAAATAAAGAACTAATATCTGTCAGATGACAGAACTTGCAGCAATTCCTCACTGAGATAAGGAATGTCAATTTATGCTGAAGACATCAAACAGGGGTAATGGTGCCTCTTTTAAGTTTTTGTTACTAAAAGCATCCACGGTGTGTGTGTCACATAAGGATTTCtgttctctaaacaaaatgaagAGAGGCTGGAAAGGCTACGAAgttagttttaagttttaatgcaAAACTTCATCAAAACCACACAACAAATTAGCATCGCAATACAACTGCTATTAATAAGATGTAGAAAACTAGTAATTGTATTCTGCCAGGTGAGTTGGTTTGAACCCCACGCTTCCAAACCAAAAAAAAGACTCAAATATTTTACTAGCACAGAACATGCCAACCGGTCATTCACAGAAGGGGAGGGGGAACCACTACAGGTGAGAACCAACACCCCCCAAGCTTCGATTCTTTTACTTGGTCTGGGGACTGGTCCCCTATGTAGCTTTAacccttcatttttcttgaagtgcATGTGTCCGACACATGGATATGATGATACGACCTCTAAATACGTGGAAAGGCACAGAAATATCTGACCATACTCGTGCCAGGAACATACTGTATCTGACACTCACACCCAAGTCCGACTAACAAAGCCAGTCAAAGGGAGCATAGCACGCCCCTTGCCAGGCACCATTCCCAGACCTAGCTAGCACCTAGCAGCACACCGTTAGAGCTCATTACATCTGCTATTTTTTGCAACAGTTGTTTGCATGTATTACGAGTTCAACAAGAACATATAACTATTTTTTTCTCTACTTCTGCAAAAAGGAAATTTATCATCATGTATTATTATGCACTAACAGTGAAGCCCCTGGACTGCACATGCACCATTGGCTATGAAGAACCACGCAGAATTAAGATGTTATAACTGCTGACCTTGACCATAGTGTCCCGCATAAAATCATATTCAAATCGCTTAAGCTGAAGCTGAAGGACCGGAGGGAAGTCAATAAACAAGACACCCTTCTTAGCATCCTGCAATAACATCATCCAAAATGCAATTATTTAAACAGGAAAAGATATTACACAGAATCAGATAAAATGCACTGAACAAAggataaaacaattaaaagaaaaatgaacgCTTGTATCAAGAGAGAACTTCAAAAGCTACCCTGTTTCAGAAATCGCAAAAGATGGCATTTTGTTACTACCATAGCAAAAATAGCCACATTTTGTACACACTGGCCAAAATAGTGGCTCTTATGCAGCTTTGAACCACTGAACAATGATCTAACTAAAGGCAAATTTGCTAGTAATCAAATAACTTATGATGTATGCACAGATCATCCTATCAGTATTGTCTTAGAAGCATgaaattaattgatgaaatcCTACATCTACTTTAATCAACCGCATCAAAAGCATCATCTAGAATCTAGCATTTTGCAAAATATATAGAAGCTTACCTGCAAGCCATATTGTTCGGCATGATATTTATTATCACCTTCAAGGCGCTCAACCTCTACATACTTGTCAAAAGAAGCGTATACATCATGACAGCCTTTAACATCAAGCTGAAGATCTGGTATAGGCAAAAAGTAAATTAGCATCACATGGAGAACAGGACATAAATTCCAACCAgttatttcagaaaaaaaaaaaagataccaTAAAATGACTCCTTCCTTGTAGATTTATAATCCACATTAATGCACTCAATGTAATTCATATGGTGCCCCTCAAACAACTGCTGTATGGTGCCTTCCACAACAGTTCCCTGGTGGCATAACAGAAGCAAACAAAATTTACTTCAATTTCACATTAGAATAAACTCATGGTTAAAGATCATTGAAGCTTTTTACCTTCATTTTATCTTCAAGTTTTTCACACAGAACTCTATTAAGTTCTTGAACATCGTGCTGCATGAAAGAATCATGTGTGTCCCATCCAAAAGATTTGGTCAGCTCTTTTGTTGCAACACTGCTGTCACTGTACTGGAGTTTGTAAAATAAACTCTGCAGAGCAAGAGGGATGCTTCCTGATGGCATATCATTCTCAGTTGTAGGCATATGATACACTGCCTGAAATATAACATCAGAAGCATTAGCAAAAGTGATCCATCAACACATCAGTTCAACAAGATATGGAGCATCGGTACTTACCTTCCTGAAGTAAGGAATGTGATACAGAGTTTGAAGCAGAGAATTCATGTAACATGTTGCTCCTTGATTTTTAAGTCCAACATAACCAGTTTCCTTCTTTGAGTCATATGTCCAGTAATCAACAATCCTGCGGACAACCACCTCTGCTTCAACAATCAAAGTGTCATTCACAAGATACCCTCTGCAAGGATCATATAACTCGCCGAGGGGCATAAAGGATGTAAAACCCCAATCACTTTCTCGTGCATTGAACTGGTGCTGTGTGTCTGTAAAAATCCAAGTCAGGTGCAAATTTAATAAGCTTATCATTATTCTCTCCAATGGTATGACCAAATTCACATCAAGTTACAGAA containing:
- the LOC107941977 gene encoding ubiquitin C-terminal hydrolase 13 isoform X1, which gives rise to MTVMAPAPIDQQEDEEMLVPQSDLTDNHQPMEVVAQPEAANTVENQPVEDPPSSRFTWRIENFSRLNAKKHYSEVFVVGGYKWRILLFPKGNNVDHLSMYLDVADSASLPYGWSRYAQFSLAVVNQIHNKYSIRKDTQHQFNARESDWGFTSFMPLGELYDPCRGYLVNDTLIVEAEVVVRRIVDYWTYDSKKETGYVGLKNQGATCYMNSLLQTLYHIPYFRKAVYHMPTTENDMPSGSIPLALQSLFYKLQYSDSSVATKELTKSFGWDTHDSFMQHDVQELNRVLCEKLEDKMKGTVVEGTIQQLFEGHHMNYIECINVDYKSTRKESFYDLQLDVKGCHDVYASFDKYVEVERLEGDNKYHAEQYGLQDAKKGVLFIDFPPVLQLQLKRFEYDFMRDTMVKINDRYEFPLQLDLDRDGGKYLSPDADRRVRNLYTLHSVLVHSGGVHGGHYYAFIRPTLSDQWYKFDDERVTKEDMKRALEEQYGGEEELPQTNPGFNNTPFKFTKYSNAYMLVYIRESDKDKIICNVDEKDIAEHLRERLKKEQEEKEHKKKEKAEAHLYTIIKVARDDDLAGQIGKDIYFDLVDHDKVRSFRIQKQITFNVFKEEIAKEFGIPVQFQRFWLWAKRQNHTYRPNRPLTPLEETQSVGTLREVSNKVHNAELRLFLEVELGLDLRPIAPPDKTKEDILLFFKHYNPEKEELRFVGRLFVKSTGKPIEILSKLNKMAGYAPDEEINLYEEIKFEPSVMCEPIDKKITFRASQLEDGDIVCFQKSLPVESTEQFRYPDVPSFLEYVHNRQIVHFRSLEKPKEDDFCLEMSRLYTYDDVVERVAQQLGLNDPSKIRLTSHNCYSQQPKPQPIKYRGVDHLSDMLVHYNQTSDILYYEVLDIPLPELQGLKTLKVAFHHATKDEVVIHTIRLPKQSTVGDVINDLKTKVELSHPDAELRLLEVFYHKIYKIFPPSEKIENINDQYWTLRAEEIPEEEKNLGPNDRLIHVYHFTKETAQNQMQILNFGEPFFLVIHEGETLAEIKVRIQKKLQVPDEDFAKWKFAFLSLGRPEYLQDSDIVSSRFQRRDVYGAWEQYLGLEHSDNAPKRAYAANQNRHTFEKPVKIYN
- the LOC107941977 gene encoding ubiquitin C-terminal hydrolase 13 isoform X2, yielding MTVMAPAPIDQQEDEEMLVPQSDLTDNHQPMEVVAQPEAANTVENQPVEDPPSSRFTWRIENFSRLNAKKHYSEVFVVGGYKWRILLFPKGNNVDHLSMYLDVADSASLPYGWSRYAQFSLAVVNQIHNKYSIRKDTQHQFNARESDWGFTSFMPLGELYDPCRGYLVNDTLIVEAEVVVRRIVDYWTYDSKKETGYVGLKNQGATCYMNSLLQTLYHIPYFRKAVYHMPTTENDMPSGSIPLALQSLFYKLQYSDSSVATKELTKSFGWDTHDSFMQHDVQELNRVLCEKLEDKMKGTVVEGTIQQLFEGHHMNYIECINVDYKSTRKESFYDLQLDVKGCHDVYASFDKYVEVERLEGDNKYHAEQYGLQDAKKGVLFIDFPPVLQLQLKRFEYDFMRDTMVKINDRYEFPLQLDLDRDGGKYLSPDADRRVRNLYTLHSVLVHSGGVHGGHYYAFIRPTLSDQWYKFDDERVTKEDMKRALEEQYGGEEELPQTNPGFNNTPFKFTKYSNAYMLVYIRESDKDKIICNVDEKDIAEHLRERLKKEQEEKEHKKKEKAEAHLYTIIKVARDDDLAGQIGKDIYFDLVDHDKVRSFRIQKQITFNVFKEEIAKEFGIPVQFQRFWLWAKRQNHTYRPNRPLTPLEETQSVGTLREVSNKVHNAELRLFLEVELGLDLRPIAPPDKTKEDILLFFKHYNPEKEELRFVGRLFVKSTGKPIEILSKLNKMAGYAPDEEINLYEEIKFEPSVMCEPIDKKITFRASQLEDGDIVCFQKSLPVESTEQFRYPDVPSFLEYVHNRQIVHFRSLEKPKEDDFCLEMSRLYTYDDVVERVAQQLGLNDPSKIRLTSHNCYSQQPKPQPIKYRGVDHLSDMLVHYNQTSDILYYEVLDIPLPELQGLKTLKVAFHHATKDEVVIHTIRLPKQSTVGDVINDLKTKVELSHPDAELRLLEVFYHKIYKIFPPSEKIENINDQYWTLRAEEIPEEEKNLGPNDRLIHVYHFTKETAQNQMQILNFGEPFFLVIHEGETLAEIKVRIQKKLQVPDEDFAKWKFAFLSLGRPEYLQDSDIVSSRFQRRDVYGAWEQYLGLEHSDNAPKRAYAANQDVT